AGTCTTGCAtggtcagatgtgatctcatATCAAGAACATCTAGGGTCAATCCTGAACAATTTTGGGCCAAATATGGGTGAGAATGTAGTTTAGGATGAGAACATACTGAGTGAACTTTTTAAGCCAACCCAATGCCTTAAGGTGTTGCTTAAAGTAGGGGCAATGGTGCACTTGTCAGCACTGCCTGATGGACAACCTGTTAGCCCATGCATGTCACGTGTGCAGGGAACACACTatgtggtaaaaataaatattacctCTCACACAAGGGAAAAACAGTTTCCTTAAATCAGACTAGAATTTAGCTTTAGAAGACATAACTAGACTGGAGATAAAAGTTAGGTTACCACTGGCTGTGCGTAGCCTCTGCAGTTCACACTTCACACTCTGACATTTTGAAGAATTAATATTAGCTAATGATAGCGTTACACTAGCTAGCTTGTGTACTGCCTTTGTTACTGATTACTGCAGAGGCTAAAGGAGCAAGGATTTTAGAGGGGGGCATACCTTTGTTTTTGATAGATTTCACTGCAACCCAACACCAAAAATTTGTTATGAGATCACGTCTACCTCATGACACAGTTAAAATGACTGAAAGCATAAAACCATAGTAGTAGAGGAAGCTGACCTGTTCAGTCACTGTGTCTTCCTCATCTTCATTTCCTTCTTCTTCATAGTCATCTTCACCTTCAAAGCAGCCAACGGCATCCACTGTTATGAGTTCTTCCATGACTTCAGGTCCTCCTTCTTCTCTTAGCTACAGCAAGACAACAAAATAATTCCATACCCATTCTAATAAAATTGTTTGCCAACATGAAAAGCTTGACAAAGTGCTACAAGAAAACTGGGATCAAAAAGTCTCTctagcacacatacatacctcCTCAACCCGCTGTTTGTGCTCTGGGGATTTCATATGCTCCACAAATTTGCGCGGAGTTCTGAAGTGGCGTTCACATACTGTGCAAAATGGCCGTGAGGAGACCTTTGCCATCTGTGATAAAAACGGAAAAAATTGCCAACAGAGCAAACATCTCACAGCTGTGTGTAATTTCACATGAATTAACAGAAGCATCAACTCATATGTTTTGCCTGTTCATTCATACCTTGTGCTTCTTTGTTCTTCTGTGTTCAATAAGATCCCCACTAAAGTGACACTGGCAAAAGGCACACCAGCGCGGCCCCTGCTTTTTATCTCTATAACACACAGCAATACTGCTcaactttacatttaaaaaaaacggTGAAAAATTTGACAGAGAagtaaatggtcaaaaatgataAGGCTTTAACATCTTGTAGAAAAATCATACACATTTTCTCTAATAAGCATGTAACACAGCTAAATGGCTTACAATCATAGAGAACTTCAGAGCATAAAATAATTCAAAAGGGGAAAAATATAAGACTGAAATACAACAGACTGCAAGAGCATGCTTTTAACATTATTTCTGTCCTCAACCGTttaaaaaaatggataaaagaaGGAATTAAGAATAAAGTATAGATAAAAAGTATAACTAAAGCAGGGGAAATGATAAATGACGTCTGATTCTGACCGAAACCTATGTGAGCAGTGTGGTCCAACTGGGGtcataaaacatttcatatttcttaATATCAGTACAGATCATACCTAAGTGTGCCCTGTAGGGTCTGCTGTATTTGGGGTAGCAGTGTGGCCAGACAAGTGTTACTCAGATGCTGAATCTCCATCATCCTCATCTGGTGATCCAAACTGATCATGTGAGTCTGAAAGTCCTACAGAAAACAAAGACTTCACTGTGTAAGACTTGCATACAATgtaattatatgttttatatgtaatgcaaCAGTGtctagaaaaaatgaaaacttgttttattcaactcaataTCAAATTTAGCACCTCATTTCTGACTGAAAACATAAAAGATGAAGTCTTTATGCAAATGTAGATTCTTTTCTTACCAACTAATGATTCTTACCTGTTGATCAGGACAAGTCACATTGCAGATTTTGCAGCAGAGTTCACCTGCAGACTCGCTCTTCTCTTTGTCCGTGCTCTGACCTGCAGCTGCTGGACTCTCCTCTAGTCCAGTGCTGAAGGCTCGGCTGTCACTGCTGCGTTGAATGGTCACTTTCAGAGATGTTCCTACACCCTGAACCTGCATGCCAAGATATTGCAGAGCTCATTGCATATAGTGTTATTCATATCACATACTGGTTACTGTACAAGTCAACATTTATTgctagaaaaaaggaaagaatgcTGTGAAAATGAGGCTTAATGAAACATGCATAAGTGGTGCAAgaagatgaaaataaaactgaaattcagtgtgtatgtgtacaaaGTCTAAAGATCAACTATACCTCTGCTGTCCTGCCCTGCTCCAGATCTTCCTCTGCTTCTGCAGAATGGATTTCCTCTTCTGCATAAATAATATTGAAAAGGTAAACAACTTCAtaaactttttttccttttctaaatGTTAACGTCTGTTTTACCACTATCAacattatgtataaaaaaaactcagaaaacacatgtATGTTCACtggtctttttaaaaaataatacaaaatggctatattagcATGGCAGACATAGTAACTTTGGGATCTTCAAGTGATGTGTATCATTCAACAGGTGTTCAGCTGATTCAACATTATCTCCCAAAAACACCATAGGGGACCAACTGATAGTCCAGGTTTGGACAGATGGCCAACATACCATCTTGTTCTGGAAGCACAGATGAATCTGTGCCTGCAGTCCTGCACTCTGCATCTCCACTTTCAGAGTCTTCATCAGCTCTGAAGGGAATTCAGAATATGGGAGTCACAACATTTGATTGGTTAATCTGTATTGCAATAAAATGAGAGGCAATAAGATTACCTCTGATTCTTCTGCTTTTTAGCAAGAGGTTCTGTCTGTTCATTCGATGAACCTTGACCATCTTTAATggacatttccatttttttttctatatcaaACAAGACAGAATGAACACATCTCAAACCAATGATTACATGGTTTGCTacaaaaatggatggatggataaatggatggataaacaaCTGAATTAATACACAAATCAGTCTGTTAGAACAAAAGACGTCACCTCCACACAGACATATTAACTCACCCTTTTGGGAAGTGATGATATCTGCTTTGCTTTTAGTCATTTGTCCATTACTTTTCCCTGCTGGTTTTTGTCCATGCTCCCTTATCCTCTGAGTGGTGAGCACAACGCCTTTCTGAAAGATGAAAATTCAGAGAACAAAACCATCATCAATCCTTAAGTTTTTAACCTAATACCTGTccttaaaggaatggttcaccAGAAAATTTTACACATTACATAAATAGGCACTAATGATCATTAGCAATTCGACATAGTTAATGATATTAGGCAGACTGTTACTGCTATTTGATATGTAACATTCTAGTCTAAAGTCTTTAGGTGTGTCTAAAGCCAGTTTAGTGAAGGTGAGAGAAAGTCACCTTATTCTTATAAGGTGGACAATACAAATTAAGCTGATGTCCAGGCACAAAACCCATGTGTGCGTTCCTTAATGATGTACCAACAGGCGCTGGCCCGAGAAGTGACTGTCTAACTCCTGTAGGTAAAAATGGTGGTGGAAGCCGCTTCCCAGAACCCCCTGAGATTCCTTTAAAGATAATAAGAAGTTTAATTTACACTACAATTCAACACAGAAGTTTGGGATCACTATATAATAATACAAGCCAATGTTGCTGCAGTTATGACATTTGGATTCAACTTATTTGtatgcagctttaaaaaaattcCATATGTCTAGAAAGATTAACAGGGCTGTAGACAATTCCATCGCAACTGAGAAAGCTGTTTGAAAACTTTGTGATTTAAGTTAaattaattctaattctaaatCTAAGTTCTTGGTGTTtccaaaaatgtgaaatattaagaaaacatcttcaaataTTATCTAGTGTCTAGCTACAGTTTTTGCcatctacattttataaattatttataaaatagcaattattaattattcacaaccagaaaatatcaaaatatcaaatttaagCATAGCAAAATATAAGAAAGAGAAGGTTAGATAGAGtataatcaaaataaacaataacaaacaacaTAACAAACGcaacaaaagaaaacagtatGTGTACATTAAAATTAGAGCAACACACACAAGTCACATCATCCAACATCACACAAAGTACTGAATAGTGCAGATCCATGGCATTTAAagtcaaaacacacagagaaatcCAGTTCTTTTACCTGGCATCTGGTGCATGACCACCGGCTGCTGCATCATAGGTTTGGGTCCGAGAAGGCTCTGGGTGCTGGCAGAGCCTGGTCTAACTACAGAGATGGGTGGACGGCCTACCATAGGTCTGTGTGTCATCCTGTGAGTCAGTATTGAAAGGTCAGACAGCATGATGTTTGTAAATACAGCATCCTATTGGCTGATGTACATTTACGCAACAagtattaaagggcccatttctgaatttcttgtgcgtttcattttttttccccccagaaaCACTATGATTATCATTTTAAGTGCCAAAAGCATCATGATTCATtattacatgaccattttccaacctcactTTATGCCTTTAGAACAGTGTTTCAGAACCTTGATCTTGGAGTCTCTGCCCTGCAACTTTTATTGCTTTCTCAGCtttaacacacaaacatcaacTCAGTAAGCcattgttaatgagctgattagttgaatTAGGTATGTTGGAAGCAGGGTAAAATGTGCAAAGCACAGGGCCTCCAGGAACAAGGTTCAGAACCACTGCCTTATAttttaacaggctgtttttgttaccagGCTTTTTAGCCTGATGTATGTCGGTGATCTCTGTTTAGAGGCTGGCCTGTGACTTCAGTTTAACTATCAGGTGCTAAAATGCAGTAGGCCAAGTACAGGCTTCCATTTCATaacaatagcacttacagttggccTGCGCAGACCTAGCAAGGCAGAAATTCCATGAACTGGCTTGTGGTTAAGTTGACATCCTGTGACAATGCCATGTTTCAAGTCATTTAGCTTTTCAGTATGactcattttattgtttgtgtgtgaagaTTGCATGCAATAATTCAGAGGGGTTTCCATATACCTTTTGCCATATAATGTATAgtcacctattcagcctattgCAGTTTAGCCCTACCCTTGAAATTATCAGGCAGGAGTGGGCAACTGAGGGCCAGAGTTCAGCACAATTTGCTGATTTCTCTGCCCTGACATAACATCTAAACTTGGCAATCAACTGCTGAGTTGAAGAAAGTGTATTTAAGCATATTTCTTGGctcaaaaaacataaaaacatcataaatgGATATTACAGTACAAGacaaatgtagaatatggaTTCTAACACAGTATGTGATGTATTTTCTACCTATAGACAGCCACTGAGCCCTTACCTTGCCCCTGGATGCATACGATGATCAACATGGAGACGGGGTGGCTGGTTAGGCAGGGCCAAGAGAGGCGCCATCGGTGAATGTGTGGATGGTACTCGTGACAGTATTGGTACATGCGGAAACTGCTGCATTTGCTGATACaagtgctgttgttgtttttgctttgtttggaGCATCTTTCCTTCCTCTGCTGCTGACACACCCTAGAATACACTGACCTGGGAAAAACAGTTGGGTGAGTTGAAGATCATTGCGAATCAGTGTGCATCGATCAGCCAGGACAAGTTCAGTGTCTGAAGTTAACATAATAGTTACAATAGCAGTCTATGCCACCCAAAATAGTgggtggggaggaggggggctgctaaaataaaaagtcaacCATTCTGTTAAGATACAGCTATTTCCATAAGCATATGAAAAACATataatatttctgcataattaaatctttaAGGCCATTCAGATTGAGATTTGACTGATGCGAACTGCTCACAGTAGTGGTGTTTAGAACCAGACGCCTGAAGAGCATGATGTTCTGTTCACTTTCCAGTCCAtactgtccatatatggaaactagaAAAACAGTCCATGTGGAattcagtttttgtgatgttatacgtacaacaaaacaacatctgaaacatttaCACAGCTGTCTATTGAccttacagcagttcagctctgtcCATTCAGACTacagttataaggagtgttacagtcagtctggactgcttcttgaatgaggcacaatacaatacaataaacccATCCTCGCAGAAAGCTGCGGACATGTGCAagttcactgttggttttggGTAATAAACAaactggctatatttgtgttgaagcCATTGTGACCCTATTTTCCTATTCGGGGCTCTAACGTGCGACCTAATTTCTCAACGGTGCAACTAAAAAAAAGTCTCTGCGACTCTGAAAGTCTCCCTGTGGTTCAACGACAGACGCACATTAGGCCCATATTGTGGTCTAAACCAATCAGGGACAGTGAAGGGCGGGACCCCTTAAATTTCAGCTCAGTGAAGCACTTTAAGCACCAAAACTTTTTCAGTAAGTTACCTGTAGAATTGTATGTTGACCAGATTGTTAGTTATCATTTACAAGTCAATGTTGTCTATATGGACAGcgattttaaaaaagtgaaccTGTAAAACTGCGCCGTTAAATGCGATGTGGCCGAAAAATTTGGGTGcacctaagaaaaaaaaagttaggcGCACTAGTGCAACCAGTGCAGACAGTCTAGAGCCCTGCTATTACCACCACACACTTACACCAGATGGCTCtttagttctatttagaaccattccatttactaaagaacccttatttCTGAACCGTCTTTTGTAAGTGTGTGGTGGTTTTATTTTCCTTTCGTAAGGGAAATGGTTTTATTCAGAAGCCATGAATTCTGTATAGATCCATGCTTAAATAGTCCTTCAGGCTGTactggttctatatggaaccttttatAAAGAGTTCTATATATTTCGATTGTTAAGATGTCAGGCTTGTGACAATAGAAAACAAACCTTTTTGGGGtgatacagaaccattttcaaaaaggttccatgcACAACTCATTCTATATAAATcataagaaccatttcaccatgcaaagaaccatttaagcacgatCGGGTTCAGTATATAACTCATGGTTTtagatagaaccattccctttactaagaacccctgaagaaccacctttttaaagtgtgcCCTGTAAAGAAAATCTCAGTTTCTCGACGATGCACCACTTCACAGCCAACCAGTCTGAAAACCTTTCGTCACATTTCAAGGATTAAACGCAGATCTTTAGTCGGATTGTTGTAATTCCCTCTTCAACAGCAGGCGCCGTTGTGCGCAGGCTGGGAGTTACTGTACAGACAGTAGACAGAGTCGGTTATTAACAATAAAGAGCTCGCAGGTAAAAGCAGGACACGCAGGTGGACGCTCAGCCTCCAGACTACACTGGACACACACCCACGACAAGCAACAGCGAGATAAACGTCATTACCAGCAGGCTGAGCATGTGGAATAAAGGTCTCCTAACACATGAATTCGCGTCCAAAGCAGAGCGTTTGGTCGCGTTCGCTGTGCAGTAACGCTGGAGTGTTTACTCACCGCCGTAAACCTGTGTCATTTACGTCAAACGTTTTCTTCATTCATTTGGGCCAGCTACAGCACTGTGGCCGACGACACGTTGTGCCACCGTGTGGGTGGGAAGATGAACTACAAGCACTCTGCGACGCTGCGTTTTAAATAAATGAGCTTTTACAGTGAACGCGAAGTCTACGCTACTTTAAACCCAAAGCACACGATCAGATTCACTTAActgtaattgtaattatttataataaaatgtttgcagTAACAAACAAACCAGAAAATTGGTTAATCTCTGTAATGTTCTCACCCTCAGTTCTGGTCAATCTCAGTCCTTTTCCACGTCACATTCTGctaaattaagtgatactttttaagtcccacaaacggggaaattgcACCTCCGCATTTGAA
This sequence is a window from Pygocentrus nattereri isolate fPygNat1 chromosome 20, fPygNat1.pri, whole genome shotgun sequence. Protein-coding genes within it:
- the ciz1b gene encoding cdkn1a interacting zinc finger protein 1b: MLQTKQKQQQHLYQQMQQFPHVPILSRVPSTHSPMAPLLALPNQPPRLHVDHRMHPGARMTHRPMVGRPPISVVRPGSASTQSLLGPKPMMQQPVVMHQMPGISGGSGKRLPPPFLPTGVRQSLLGPAPVGTSLRNAHMGFVPGHQLNLYCPPYKNKKGVVLTTQRIREHGQKPAGKSNGQMTKSKADIITSQKEKKMEMSIKDGQGSSNEQTEPLAKKQKNQRADEDSESGDAECRTAGTDSSVLPEQDEEEIHSAEAEEDLEQGRTAEVQGVGTSLKVTIQRSSDSRAFSTGLEESPAAAGQSTDKEKSESAGELCCKICNVTCPDQQDFQTHMISLDHQMRMMEIQHLSNTCLATLLPQIQQTLQGTLRDKKQGPRWCAFCQCHFSGDLIEHRRTKKHKMAKVSSRPFCTVCERHFRTPRKFVEHMKSPEHKQRVEELREEGGPEVMEELITVDAVGCFEGEDDYEEEGNEDEEDTVTEQLVLSEEINDCNDYDPDTQYGTSFVVPVAGFLCKLCHKFYHFESKAREAHCKSLMHYQNLQKYKAMLNLPQEDEEILASSLGENPENSRDCAVEMDDKYEEVEKSKSQSDTT